CCGGGAATATGTCCGCCCACTGGCCGCTGGTCAGTTGGTTACCAGAACGTAATTTCAATGTTTTTATGTTTGATTATCGCGGGTTTGGTAAATCTAAAGGCACTCCATCACAAGCCGGATTACTGGACGATACGCAAAGTGCCATTAATGTGGTGCGCCATCGTAGCGATGTAAACCCCAAGCGGCTGGTGCTGTTCGGGCAGAGTATTGGCGGAGCGAATATTCTTGACGTTATTGGGTCAGGAGATCGCGAGGGCATACGTGCGGTGATCCTCGACTCCACATTTGCCTCTTATTCGACCATCGCCAACCAGATGATACCCGGCAGCGGCTACTTACTTGATGAGAGTTACAGCGGCGAAAATTACATCGCCAGCGTCAGCCCGATCCCGCTTTTACTGATTCACGGCAAAGCTGATCATGTTATTCCATGGCAGCATAGCGAGAAATTATTTGCCCTGGCGAAAGAGCCAAAACGCCTGATTTTGATCCCCGATGGCGAACATCTTGATGCCTTTTCCGATCGTCACGGAGACGTTTATCGCGAGCAGATGGTGGACTTTATCCTTAGCGCATTGAATCCACAGAATTAACCTTATGGTCGAAACCAGATAAAACAGCAAGAAATCACCTTATGGGATGGCATTAAACTGCCAGAAAGTGTTTATATCGATAAAAATTCTGTGATATTTGTCATCATTTCTGATTAATAGCATTCCATTCACCGTATCCCTAAGCAAACTTTAGCTATTCTTATAAATTATGCTTATGGGAGATCTACAGATGATACCTACACTTGCCCCACCATCTGTACTTTCAGCTCCCCAGCGCCGTTGCCAGGTATTGCTGACGCTGTTCCAGCCGGGGTTGAGCGCCACCACGGCAACTTTCAGCGAGATTAATGGTGTGGATGATGAAATGGTGGGTCGCGATATCAGCGAAACAGGACGGGAGATCCAGCGCTATCATCAACTCACCATTACAACTGGATATGACGGGAGCTACCGGATTGAAGGCACAATACTTAATCAACGCTTATGTTTATTTCATTGGCTACGACGCGCTTTTCGTCTTTGTCCGTCATTTATCAGCAGCCATTTTACGCCCGCGTTAAAGGGGGAGCTAAAGCGTCGGGGGATTGCTCGTAATTTTTATGACGACACCAATCTACTGGCGTTAGTTAATCTCTGCTCGCGAAGGCTGCAAAAACGCTTTGACGCGCGTGATGTTCATTTCCTGTGTTTGTATCTGCAATATTGCTTATTGCAACACCATGCCGGAATCTCGCCTCTGTTTAACCCGCTGCAACGTCACTGGTTGGAATCTTGCATTGAATTTCAGGTTGCACAGGAAATTGGCCGCCACTGGCAACGGCGGGCGCGTCAACCTGTCCCCCCTGATGAGCCGCTATTTATGGCATTACTTTTTTCCATGTTGCGGGTTCCCGATCCACTGCGAGACACCCATCAGCATGGCAAACAGTTGCGCCTGTCAATTAACCGTCTGGTACAGCATTTTCGGCAGTTGAGTAATGTCCGTTTCTATGATGAACAGGGGTTGTGCTACCAGCTTTATACTCACCTCGCCCAGGCGTTAAACCGCTGTTTGTTTTCTATCGGCATTGATAACACTTTACCGGAAGAGTTCCGTCGACTTTATCCACGGCTCGTGCACACCACCCGCGAAGCGCTGGTCGGGTTTGAAAATGAGTACAACGTCAGTCTTTCCGATGAAGAAAGTTGTCTGGTGGCAGTGATTTTCGGTGCATGGCTGATGCAGGCAAATGAAATTCACGAAAAACAGATTATTTTGCTGACGGGCAATGACAGCGAACGAGAAGCAAATATTGAGCTGCAATTGC
The DNA window shown above is from Escherichia sp. E4742 and carries:
- a CDS encoding alpha/beta hydrolase: MVLPANKRVLKILFILFIAAFCVYLVPRIAINFFYYPDDKIYGPDPWSAESVEFTAKDGTRLQGWFIPSSTGPAENAIATVIHAHGNAGNMSAHWPLVSWLPERNFNVFMFDYRGFGKSKGTPSQAGLLDDTQSAINVVRHRSDVNPKRLVLFGQSIGGANILDVIGSGDREGIRAVILDSTFASYSTIANQMIPGSGYLLDESYSGENYIASVSPIPLLLIHGKADHVIPWQHSEKLFALAKEPKRLILIPDGEHLDAFSDRHGDVYREQMVDFILSALNPQN
- the csiE gene encoding stationary phase inducible protein CsiE, whose translation is MIPTLAPPSVLSAPQRRCQVLLTLFQPGLSATTATFSEINGVDDEMVGRDISETGREIQRYHQLTITTGYDGSYRIEGTILNQRLCLFHWLRRAFRLCPSFISSHFTPALKGELKRRGIARNFYDDTNLLALVNLCSRRLQKRFDARDVHFLCLYLQYCLLQHHAGISPLFNPLQRHWLESCIEFQVAQEIGRHWQRRARQPVPPDEPLFMALLFSMLRVPDPLRDTHQHGKQLRLSINRLVQHFRQLSNVRFYDEQGLCYQLYTHLAQALNRCLFSIGIDNTLPEEFRRLYPRLVHTTREALVGFENEYNVSLSDEESCLVAVIFGAWLMQANEIHEKQIILLTGNDSEREANIELQLRELTILPLNIKHMSVKTFLQIGAPRNTALIIAPYTMPLPLFSPPLIYTDLTLTAHQQEQIRKILEST